The proteins below come from a single Metarhizium brunneum chromosome 1, complete sequence genomic window:
- the himG_0 gene encoding Dioxygenase himG, giving the protein MSCDEHNGPFPTEAGKTLASVYANDPSTTGALLQSIIERDGAVIVRGLVPQELCERIRKDLKPQFDSDRVDESGFFPTTTKRAHGILAYSDATAELLVNPLFQTVASGMLTSRYTYWEGQGKKTVSAKPQIASIVGFRVQPGGTQQALHRDDSDYHTRNCDMPVMLGCVTALTKTTKENGATIVIPKSHLWGPDRMPLNEEAIPAELEVGDATVFVGNVYHAGGANVTKDDARETIGMFLCKGTLRQEENSYLEVPPELAKKRGLSPQVLRLLGYGIAPPALGLYKYQDPMRVIFGVEDEETVRK; this is encoded by the exons atgTCCTGCGACGAGCACAACGGCCCCTTCCCAACCGAGGCGGGCAAAACCCTTGCATCCGTCTACGCCAACGACCCGTCCACGACGGGCGCCCTTCTCCAGTCCATTATCGAGCGCGATGGCGCCGTCATAGTCAGGGGCCTCGTGCCGCAAGAGCTCTGCGAACGCATCAGAAAGGACCTCAAGCCCCAGTTCGACTCGGACCGCGTCGACGAGTCCGGTTTCTTCCCGACAACCACGAAGCGAGCTCACGGCATCTTGGCGTACTCGGATGCCACGGCAGAGCTGCTTGTGAATCCGTTGTTCCAGACCGTCGCCAGCGGCATGCTGACGAGCAGGTACACCTACTGGGAGGGCCAGGGAAAGAAGACCGTCTCGGCCAAGCCGCAGATTGCCAGCATCGTCGGGTTCCGCGTCCAGCCTGGCGGTACGCAGCAGGCCCTGCATCGAGACGACTCCGACTACCACACTCGGAACTGCGACATGCCCGTCATGCTGGGCTGCGTGACT GCCTTGACAAAGACAACCAAGGAAAACGGGGCGaccatcgtcatccccaAGAGTCACTTGTGGGGGCCGGACAGGATGCCCCTCAACGAAGAAGCCATCCCTGCGGAGCTTGAGGTAGGTGATGCCACAGTTTTCGTGGGAAATGTGTATCATGCCGGTGGGGCAAATGTGACCAA GGATGATGCGCGCGAAACCATCGGCATGTTTCTGTGCAAGGGCACCCTCCGCCAGGAAGAAAACTCCTACCTCGAAGTGCCGCCCGAGTTGGCAAAGAAGAGAGGTCTCTCGCCCCAGGTTTTGCGACTGCTGGGATACGGCATTGCCCCGCCGGCGCTTGGATTGTACAAATATCAGGATCCGATGAGGGTTATTTTCGGCGTGGAAGATGAGGAGACGGTGAGGAAGTAA